In Nilaparvata lugens isolate BPH chromosome 5, ASM1435652v1, whole genome shotgun sequence, the following proteins share a genomic window:
- the LOC111060008 gene encoding uncharacterized protein LOC111060008 isoform X2 — MPPGLGLVGGGGDVEDDKEVMHYATSKAALSERAVRRLSAKYECPRRRLSSTGGGSGGSDSQSSSSSQSSASVDTSELSEHERLQVEACFRGLKTQIFVCSSLANLYMSSALAENGWELRYTGVPLVLLDTGETRSRDKRRIQILLAERGTCFTLWQDTIDNLSAYKVAGQAFHTMCLSSDHTKQIGLSFDCVNAAQEMWQHIERLIACPENISLSVPGTKKQKPKKQVYQPLPQKSLISQPCCFQHITSVDVGDRSRYFSLQTLLPDISSSPQINSDQ, encoded by the exons ATGCCGCCCGGTCTAGGGCTGGTAGGCGGAGGCGGTGATGTCGAGGATGACAAGGAGGTGATGCACTACGCCACGTCGAAGGCGGCACTCTCTGAGCGAGCCGTGAGGCGGCTGAGTGCCAAGTACGAGTGCCCAAGGAGGCGGCTGTCGTCGACCGGGGGCGGCAGTGGGGGCAGTGACTCCCAGTCGTCATCGTCGTCTCAGTCGTCGGCCAGCGTCGACACGTCCGAGCTCAGCGAGCATGAGCGACTCCAGGTGGAGGCCTGCTTCCGCGGACTCAAGACACAG ATATTTGTGTGTAGCTCGTTGGCGAACTTGTACATGTCGTCTGCACTGGCCGAGAACGGCTGGGAGCTGCGATACACAGGCGTGCCTCTGGTGCTTCTCGACACGGGAGAGACCCGCTCCAGGGACAAGCGTCGCATTCAGATCCTGCTCGCCGAGCGTGGAACTTGCTTCACTCTCTGGCAGGACACCATCGACAATCTTTCCGCCTACAAG GTGGCAGGCCAGGCGTTCCACACGATGTGCCTGTCGTCAGACCACACCAAGCAGATCGGGCTGAGCTTCGACTGTGTGAACGCGGCACAGGAGATGTGGCAGCACATCGAGCGGCTCATCGCCTGTCCCGAGAACATCAGTCTGTCAGTGCCCGGCACAAAAAAGCAAAAACCAAAAAAGCAGGTCTACCAACCCCTGCCTCAGAAGTCACTCATCTCGCAGCCGTGCTGCTTCCAGCATATCACCAGCGTCGATGTGGGCGATCGCTCCAGGTATTTCTCGCTGCAGACTCTTCTGCCGGACATCTCTTCCAGTCCTCAAATCAACTCTGACCAATAG
- the LOC111060008 gene encoding uncharacterized protein LOC111060008 isoform X1, whose translation MIDRKECRFVTFKKVVKMPPGLGLVGGGGDVEDDKEVMHYATSKAALSERAVRRLSAKYECPRRRLSSTGGGSGGSDSQSSSSSQSSASVDTSELSEHERLQVEACFRGLKTQIFVCSSLANLYMSSALAENGWELRYTGVPLVLLDTGETRSRDKRRIQILLAERGTCFTLWQDTIDNLSAYKVAGQAFHTMCLSSDHTKQIGLSFDCVNAAQEMWQHIERLIACPENISLSVPGTKKQKPKKQVYQPLPQKSLISQPCCFQHITSVDVGDRSRYFSLQTLLPDISSSPQINSDQ comes from the exons atgattgatCGAAAAGAATGCAGATTTGTCACTTTTAAGAAG GTGGTGAAGATGCCGCCCGGTCTAGGGCTGGTAGGCGGAGGCGGTGATGTCGAGGATGACAAGGAGGTGATGCACTACGCCACGTCGAAGGCGGCACTCTCTGAGCGAGCCGTGAGGCGGCTGAGTGCCAAGTACGAGTGCCCAAGGAGGCGGCTGTCGTCGACCGGGGGCGGCAGTGGGGGCAGTGACTCCCAGTCGTCATCGTCGTCTCAGTCGTCGGCCAGCGTCGACACGTCCGAGCTCAGCGAGCATGAGCGACTCCAGGTGGAGGCCTGCTTCCGCGGACTCAAGACACAG ATATTTGTGTGTAGCTCGTTGGCGAACTTGTACATGTCGTCTGCACTGGCCGAGAACGGCTGGGAGCTGCGATACACAGGCGTGCCTCTGGTGCTTCTCGACACGGGAGAGACCCGCTCCAGGGACAAGCGTCGCATTCAGATCCTGCTCGCCGAGCGTGGAACTTGCTTCACTCTCTGGCAGGACACCATCGACAATCTTTCCGCCTACAAG GTGGCAGGCCAGGCGTTCCACACGATGTGCCTGTCGTCAGACCACACCAAGCAGATCGGGCTGAGCTTCGACTGTGTGAACGCGGCACAGGAGATGTGGCAGCACATCGAGCGGCTCATCGCCTGTCCCGAGAACATCAGTCTGTCAGTGCCCGGCACAAAAAAGCAAAAACCAAAAAAGCAGGTCTACCAACCCCTGCCTCAGAAGTCACTCATCTCGCAGCCGTGCTGCTTCCAGCATATCACCAGCGTCGATGTGGGCGATCGCTCCAGGTATTTCTCGCTGCAGACTCTTCTGCCGGACATCTCTTCCAGTCCTCAAATCAACTCTGACCAATAG